The proteins below come from a single Acidimicrobiia bacterium genomic window:
- a CDS encoding amino acid ABC transporter permease codes for MTHSIQLPDVPELAPEPPPRGPKVWLRQNLFSTPASAVLTVIFALIGLLSLRGGLGFVFADARRWEAVTYNTRLLMVRAYPEGQLTRVWLSVAVVAILAAATFAYYRITGRTTPRRVGNMTSTVGGFFMLAGLLGPWGLVFDPLGVQTADTFLITFGAGAAMFVGGQFIRRVAGDRAQNESIPVMGVVLGVLIVALIGMWTISVPWPARDAEGTQIVVSEPIAITTKVPWTVIFLLAVATYLGVSLVRNRLPDSFRRTLTTLWILSFPVLFLVVLRDPGLDTGRIFTWYLPVAVGFIIFGGLILQFVADTRGEIGRITGAVLLILAFVLFLFSVEFIIRWSLLALAVFSLAAPTFGGKGDGRRAFLAAWAGTAASITFFVMLLAAPSTLDIPGGGSPFGGLLLTILLATVSIVLSFPIGIVLALGRSSKMPIFRLMSTAYIELIRGVPLITWLIVGFVMLPVALPEGINIGSVARAIGAMTMFSAAYLAENVRGGLQSIPKGQYEASQAMGLTVMQTTVFIVLPQALRAVIPALVGQVISLFKDTSLVTIVGLADFLHIARAVIPQQGQPFNFIGVFKEPLLFAALVYWMFTFTFSRISLRLEKRLGVGER; via the coding sequence ATGACCCACTCGATCCAGCTCCCCGATGTCCCGGAACTTGCCCCGGAACCACCACCGAGAGGTCCGAAGGTATGGCTCCGGCAGAACCTGTTCTCGACACCGGCGAGTGCCGTTCTGACGGTGATCTTCGCGTTGATCGGCCTGCTTTCGCTCCGCGGGGGCCTCGGCTTCGTGTTCGCCGACGCGCGTCGCTGGGAGGCCGTCACCTACAACACGCGCCTGCTGATGGTTCGCGCATACCCGGAGGGACAGCTCACCCGGGTGTGGCTATCCGTTGCGGTGGTCGCGATCCTTGCGGCCGCCACCTTCGCCTACTACCGCATCACCGGAAGGACGACCCCGCGAAGGGTCGGAAACATGACCTCGACGGTGGGTGGTTTCTTCATGCTTGCCGGTCTGCTTGGCCCGTGGGGGCTCGTGTTCGACCCGCTCGGTGTCCAAACCGCCGACACCTTCCTCATCACCTTCGGTGCCGGTGCTGCCATGTTCGTCGGTGGCCAGTTCATACGCAGGGTCGCAGGCGACCGCGCGCAGAACGAGTCGATCCCGGTGATGGGGGTCGTGTTGGGTGTGCTGATCGTCGCACTCATCGGCATGTGGACCATCTCTGTTCCGTGGCCAGCGCGCGATGCGGAAGGGACGCAGATCGTGGTGAGCGAACCGATCGCGATCACAACCAAGGTTCCGTGGACGGTGATCTTCCTTCTCGCCGTGGCCACCTATCTCGGCGTCTCATTGGTCAGGAACCGGCTCCCCGATTCGTTCAGAAGAACCCTCACCACGCTGTGGATCCTGTCGTTCCCGGTTCTGTTCCTCGTTGTTCTGCGCGATCCCGGACTCGACACGGGCAGAATCTTCACCTGGTACCTCCCCGTTGCCGTCGGGTTCATCATCTTTGGAGGGCTGATCCTGCAGTTCGTCGCCGACACCCGTGGCGAGATCGGCAGGATCACCGGAGCCGTCCTGCTGATCCTCGCCTTTGTGTTGTTCCTGTTCTCGGTTGAGTTCATCATCCGGTGGTCCCTGCTGGCGCTCGCCGTGTTCTCACTTGCCGCACCGACCTTCGGCGGGAAAGGGGATGGTCGCCGAGCTTTCCTCGCCGCGTGGGCAGGAACAGCCGCTTCGATCACCTTCTTCGTGATGCTGCTCGCGGCCCCGTCGACGCTCGACATTCCCGGCGGCGGTTCGCCGTTCGGCGGACTCCTCCTGACGATCCTGCTTGCGACGGTCTCGATCGTGCTCTCATTCCCGATCGGAATCGTGCTCGCGCTCGGCCGATCGTCGAAGATGCCGATCTTCCGTTTGATGTCCACGGCCTACATCGAGTTGATTCGTGGCGTGCCGCTCATCACATGGCTCATCGTGGGGTTCGTGATGCTGCCGGTAGCCCTTCCGGAGGGGATCAACATCGGAAGCGTCGCGAGGGCGATCGGTGCGATGACGATGTTCTCGGCGGCGTACCTCGCCGAGAATGTACGCGGTGGCCTCCAGTCGATTCCGAAGGGACAGTACGAGGCGTCCCAGGCGATGGGGCTCACGGTGATGCAGACGACGGTGTTCATCGTCCTCCCTCAGGCACTTCGGGCCGTGATCCCCGCCCTCGTCGGTCAGGTCATCTCCCTGTTCAAGGACACTTCGCTCGTGACGATCGTCGGCCTTGCCGACTTCCTCCACATCGCGCGCGCCGTCATTCCGCAGCAGGGCCAGCCCTTCAACTTCATCGGCGTGTTCAAGGAGCCGCTGCTGTTCGCCGCCCTTGTCTACTGGATGTTCACCTTCACCTTCAGCCGCATTTCGCTGAGACTCGAGAAGCGCCTCGGCGTCGGCGAGCGCTAG
- a CDS encoding amino acid ABC transporter ATP-binding protein, whose protein sequence is MSDNGIPAERVLGDPIVVTEGVKKWFGDFQALKGVTATVREREVVVIIGPSGSGKSTYIRCINRLEAHQEGTIIVDGTELTNDIKNVEKIRSEVGMVFQQFNLFPHLTVLDNITLAPQWVRKEPKAEAEENAMALLERVGIPEQAEKYPGQLSGGQQQRVAIARSLAMRPKIMLFDEPTSALDPEMIKEVLDVMQELARSGMTMMVVTHEMGFAREVADRVFFFDYGTIVEEGTPEHFFTNPQHDRTKLFLSQIL, encoded by the coding sequence ATGTCAGACAACGGAATCCCTGCCGAGAGGGTCCTTGGTGATCCCATCGTGGTGACCGAAGGTGTCAAGAAGTGGTTTGGGGACTTCCAGGCACTCAAGGGCGTGACGGCCACGGTTCGTGAGCGCGAGGTCGTTGTGATCATCGGACCTTCCGGCTCCGGGAAATCGACCTACATCCGGTGCATCAACCGCCTCGAGGCGCATCAGGAGGGCACGATCATCGTTGATGGAACGGAGCTCACGAACGACATCAAGAATGTCGAGAAGATCCGTTCTGAGGTGGGCATGGTGTTCCAACAGTTCAACCTTTTTCCGCATCTCACGGTGCTCGACAACATCACGCTTGCCCCGCAGTGGGTCCGAAAGGAGCCAAAGGCAGAGGCAGAGGAGAACGCGATGGCGCTTCTGGAACGGGTCGGGATTCCGGAGCAGGCGGAGAAGTATCCCGGCCAGCTCTCCGGCGGCCAGCAGCAGCGCGTGGCCATTGCGCGGTCGCTTGCCATGCGGCCCAAGATCATGCTCTTCGACGAGCCGACATCTGCGCTTGATCCCGAGATGATCAAAGAGGTGCTCGATGTCATGCAGGAACTCGCGCGGTCCGGTATGACGATGATGGTGGTGACGCACGAGATGGGGTTCGCACGCGAGGTAGCCGACCGCGTGTTCTTCTTCGACTACGGGACGATCGTCGAAGAGGGGACTCCCGAGCACTTCTTCACCAACCCGCAACACGACCGCACCAAGCTGTTCCTGAGTCAAATCCTGTAG
- a CDS encoding VOC family protein: MDKFVPKAVTQMLVVSDAAASRDWYTEVLDASVYAEYGGTSVVLSLADTWLLLVTGGEPTPEKPTITMTTPDDLNRVSAQIVFRVDDCTATHRLLTDRGADFLTPPLDRGSETRAFFRDPDGHLFEISELT; the protein is encoded by the coding sequence ATGGACAAGTTCGTACCCAAGGCCGTCACCCAGATGCTCGTCGTTTCAGATGCCGCGGCGAGCCGCGACTGGTACACCGAGGTGCTCGACGCATCCGTCTACGCCGAGTACGGCGGCACCTCGGTCGTCCTCAGTCTTGCCGATACCTGGCTGCTGCTCGTCACCGGTGGCGAACCCACTCCGGAAAAGCCAACGATCACGATGACCACGCCTGACGACCTGAACCGAGTCAGCGCTCAGATTGTCTTCCGCGTCGACGATTGCACCGCAACCCATCGGCTGCTCACCGATCGCGGGGCTGACTTCCTCACCCCGCCCCTCGACCGTGGCAGCGAAACCAGGGCATTCTTCCGAGACCCCGATGGTCATCTGTTCGAGATCTCCGAGCTGACCTGA
- a CDS encoding M20 family metallopeptidase encodes MTSLKQRAEARYTEHADALHDLARWMHDNPELAYEERYTSERMAKLLKNGGFTVTHPAFGLETAFEATVGDSGPRIVVCAEMDALPEVGHACGHNIIGAAALGAGLVLAPLVDEMGIRVTVLGTPAEEHYGGKIDLIEAGAFTDAAASMMIHPSSRDVVDPVFLAIEHLAVHFHGKAAHASGAPDQGRNALDAAVLAYTSIAALRQHILDDDRLHGIISHGGAAPNIVPDHTAMEWYVRSATDERLDILMGRVRDCFEAAALATGCTFTIEAAGHRYRDIRNDPVMTELYRANSEALGRPMPRYRDTDGTTSGSTDMGNVSHVVPAIHPMLSLDCEPAVNHQREFAAATLTPAGLRAIRDGALGMAWTVIDLAQGDRWGELGK; translated from the coding sequence ATGACATCGCTCAAGCAGCGAGCCGAGGCCCGCTACACCGAGCATGCCGATGCGCTCCACGACCTCGCGCGCTGGATGCACGACAACCCGGAACTCGCGTACGAGGAGCGCTACACGAGCGAACGGATGGCGAAGCTCCTCAAGAACGGCGGGTTCACCGTCACCCATCCTGCCTTCGGTCTCGAAACCGCATTCGAAGCCACGGTCGGCGATTCGGGGCCGAGGATCGTTGTGTGCGCGGAGATGGATGCCCTCCCGGAGGTCGGTCACGCCTGCGGGCACAACATCATCGGGGCGGCGGCCCTCGGCGCCGGCCTCGTCCTCGCTCCGCTGGTCGACGAGATGGGGATCCGAGTCACGGTGCTCGGGACACCGGCAGAGGAACACTACGGCGGCAAGATCGACCTGATCGAGGCAGGGGCATTCACCGACGCAGCAGCATCGATGATGATCCATCCCAGCTCGCGGGATGTCGTCGACCCGGTCTTTCTCGCCATCGAGCATCTCGCGGTGCATTTCCACGGCAAGGCCGCGCACGCCTCGGGAGCGCCGGACCAGGGACGCAACGCGCTCGACGCAGCCGTCCTCGCCTATACCTCCATTGCCGCTCTCCGCCAGCACATCCTCGACGACGATCGCCTCCACGGCATCATCTCCCACGGTGGCGCAGCGCCCAATATCGTCCCCGACCACACAGCGATGGAGTGGTATGTGCGTTCAGCGACCGACGAACGCCTCGACATCCTGATGGGGAGGGTACGAGACTGCTTCGAAGCGGCAGCGCTTGCAACGGGGTGCACCTTCACGATCGAAGCGGCAGGTCACCGCTATCGGGACATCCGCAACGATCCCGTGATGACCGAGTTGTATCGAGCAAACTCCGAGGCGTTGGGAAGGCCGATGCCGAGGTATCGCGACACGGACGGAACGACATCGGGATCGACCGACATGGGCAATGTCTCGCATGTCGTTCCCGCGATCCATCCGATGCTCAGCCTCGACTGCGAGCCAGCTGTGAACCACCAGCGAGAGTTCGCGGCCGCAACGCTCACGCCTGCGGGGCTTCGCGCCATTCGCGATGGGGCGCTCGGGATGGCGTGGACCGTTATCGACCTCGCGCAAGGCGACCGGTGGGGAGAATTGGGCAAGTAG
- a CDS encoding carboxymuconolactone decarboxylase family protein → MGHYHDEAQRYNATAAQLRKHIPGTYAGYRQMHAEAVSDGALGAGVKELIAMAYGIAERCEACIASHAKGAARAGVTEEQVAEAVSVAILMQGGPGTVYGAKAFEAFKEFEGRYG, encoded by the coding sequence ATGGGCCATTACCACGATGAAGCGCAGCGCTACAACGCAACGGCGGCCCAGCTCCGCAAGCACATACCGGGGACCTATGCAGGCTACCGACAGATGCACGCCGAAGCGGTCTCTGATGGAGCGCTCGGTGCAGGCGTCAAGGAACTCATCGCGATGGCCTACGGGATTGCGGAGCGGTGCGAAGCCTGTATCGCGAGCCACGCCAAAGGGGCAGCCCGCGCCGGTGTGACCGAGGAGCAGGTGGCTGAAGCGGTGTCGGTCGCCATCCTGATGCAGGGTGGGCCCGGCACCGTGTATGGAGCAAAGGCCTTCGAGGCGTTCAAGGAGTTCGAGGGGCGGTACGGATGA
- the lgt gene encoding prolipoprotein diacylglyceryl transferase, translating into MIFLGSIPSPSQNAIEIGPLTIHMYGVLIAIGVIVAIVVSRNRYVRFGGSGEMFERISVWVVVIGFLGARAAYVVTHTHRFEGRPWAALYIWEGGLALYGGLLFGAITFIYLLNRYRGDVFAVGDAVAVGIPLAQAIGRWGNYFNQELFGTPSDLPWAVQIDPDKAAAAGYPGVETFHPTFLYESLWNLAVLVPVILWLEKRGKLAKGASWGVYVALYAFIRFLMELMRTDTTFRFLGMSRNGWVSIAVFLFGVGWWWYMQRRAEPRTLVSPPTLLSPQPETEPAAHGS; encoded by the coding sequence ATGATCTTCCTCGGATCGATACCCTCCCCGTCCCAGAACGCTATCGAGATCGGCCCGTTGACGATCCACATGTACGGCGTTCTGATCGCGATCGGCGTCATCGTGGCGATCGTCGTGTCGCGCAACCGGTATGTGCGATTCGGCGGCTCGGGGGAGATGTTCGAGCGCATCTCCGTGTGGGTCGTTGTCATCGGCTTCCTCGGGGCTCGGGCCGCATATGTCGTGACCCACACCCACCGATTCGAGGGAAGGCCGTGGGCCGCGTTGTACATCTGGGAGGGGGGTCTCGCGCTGTATGGCGGCCTCCTGTTCGGTGCGATCACCTTCATCTATCTGTTGAACCGGTACCGGGGGGATGTCTTCGCGGTGGGTGACGCCGTCGCGGTTGGCATCCCGCTCGCCCAAGCGATCGGGCGATGGGGGAACTACTTCAACCAGGAGCTGTTCGGAACCCCGAGCGATCTGCCGTGGGCCGTCCAGATCGATCCGGACAAGGCCGCGGCGGCGGGCTATCCAGGAGTCGAGACCTTTCATCCGACCTTCCTGTACGAGTCGCTGTGGAATCTCGCCGTGCTCGTCCCCGTGATCCTGTGGCTCGAGAAGCGGGGGAAGCTCGCCAAGGGAGCGTCGTGGGGTGTCTATGTCGCGTTGTATGCGTTCATCCGGTTCCTGATGGAGCTGATGCGCACCGACACGACCTTCCGGTTCCTCGGCATGTCGCGCAACGGGTGGGTGTCGATCGCAGTGTTCCTCTTCGGAGTGGGATGGTGGTGGTACATGCAGCGTCGCGCAGAGCCACGAACCCTCGTCAGCCCTCCGACCCTCCTGTCACCGCAGCCCGAGACCGAGCCTGCCGCGCACGGGTCCTGA
- a CDS encoding SRPBCC domain-containing protein, with the protein MSMVRETVSVKADRATVFDAYVNEMSAWWPWKGRFTYSFAPEGTSPESIILEGRLGGRFFERFADGTEHQIGTVTSWRPPDEVAYTWEVEGWRNPSTITVRFVDDGDATTVVVEHTRLPDAESERGYSEGHREILAKFAVYASARFPANRD; encoded by the coding sequence ATGTCGATGGTGCGTGAGACGGTCAGCGTGAAGGCCGATCGGGCGACGGTCTTCGATGCCTATGTCAATGAGATGAGTGCCTGGTGGCCATGGAAGGGCAGGTTCACCTACTCGTTCGCTCCGGAGGGGACCTCGCCTGAATCGATCATCCTCGAAGGCCGGCTGGGAGGCCGCTTCTTCGAGCGATTCGCAGACGGCACCGAGCACCAGATCGGGACGGTGACCAGTTGGCGTCCGCCAGACGAGGTCGCCTACACCTGGGAGGTGGAAGGTTGGAGGAACCCTTCGACGATCACGGTTCGCTTTGTCGACGATGGTGACGCAACGACGGTCGTGGTCGAACACACCAGGCTCCCCGACGCTGAATCCGAACGCGGATACTCCGAAGGGCACAGGGAGATACTCGCCAAGTTCGCGGTGTACGCGTCGGCCCGATTCCCGGCGAATCGGGACTGA
- a CDS encoding metalloregulator ArsR/SmtB family transcription factor, translated as MVTGVKLDRTFAALGDPARRTLVRMLSSGPATVKELADPFAMTRPAISKHLRVLKDAGIVTATTRGRQNWYSLESGALAEADSWLAEVQNMWADALGSLKAYVEEVEDVDGA; from the coding sequence ATGGTGACAGGAGTCAAGCTCGATCGGACATTTGCCGCGCTCGGGGACCCGGCGCGTCGAACCCTCGTCCGGATGCTCTCGTCGGGCCCGGCGACGGTCAAGGAGCTCGCCGACCCTTTCGCCATGACCCGACCTGCCATCTCCAAACACCTCCGAGTGCTCAAGGACGCCGGCATCGTGACCGCCACAACGCGGGGAAGGCAGAACTGGTACTCGCTGGAAAGCGGTGCCCTCGCCGAAGCAGATTCGTGGCTTGCCGAGGTTCAGAACATGTGGGCGGACGCTCTGGGGTCGCTCAAAGCCTATGTCGAGGAGGTCGAAGATGTCGATGGTGCGTGA